The Oxobacter pfennigii genome has a segment encoding these proteins:
- a CDS encoding glycine/betaine/sarcosine/D-proline family reductase selenoprotein B, with protein sequence MEKTKVVYYINQFFGQEGGEEAASTGIKIHSGAFGVAKSFEEAFGEECEVLATIVCGDNYIAERLEEVTSEIVNIIEGYKPDLFAAGPAFGAGRYGVACGSLCSAVTKKMKIPVVTAMNEVNPGVQMYRKNIYILKTGTNARTMKNDTSNMAQFAKKLLKKEELKSPEEEGYFMRGFKRNIFVDKYPPRRAVDMLLDKYYGREFKSEIPLPTSEKIERPEPIKDLKKATIVLATDGGLYPADNPDKMPTASADRFCAYDISGVDSLKQGDYIIRHGGYDNTYSNADPNRLVPVDAFRALEKEGFIGKLHDKFLSTTGLVAPVEFATKTGKQMVKYVKDHNIDAVVLTSTUGTSTRCGAVICKELERAGIPVVQVCNMTPVANAVGVNRMWTSSSIKYPLGFPEMTPDVELEERVRKAKEVLEYLTK encoded by the coding sequence ATGGAAAAGACTAAGGTTGTATATTACATTAACCAGTTCTTTGGCCAGGAAGGCGGCGAAGAAGCTGCCAGTACGGGGATAAAAATACACAGCGGAGCCTTTGGTGTGGCTAAAAGTTTTGAAGAGGCTTTCGGTGAAGAATGTGAAGTACTGGCAACTATAGTTTGCGGAGACAACTATATTGCAGAAAGGTTGGAAGAAGTAACATCAGAAATTGTTAATATAATAGAAGGCTACAAACCTGACCTTTTCGCTGCAGGACCTGCTTTTGGAGCAGGCCGCTACGGAGTGGCCTGCGGTTCTCTTTGCTCTGCCGTTACCAAGAAAATGAAAATTCCGGTAGTTACTGCTATGAATGAAGTAAACCCGGGCGTGCAGATGTACAGGAAGAATATATACATTTTAAAAACCGGTACCAATGCAAGGACAATGAAGAATGATACCTCCAATATGGCACAGTTTGCCAAGAAGCTTTTAAAAAAGGAGGAGCTTAAATCTCCTGAAGAAGAAGGCTATTTTATGCGGGGTTTTAAAAGAAACATATTCGTGGATAAATATCCTCCCAGGCGTGCAGTTGATATGCTCCTTGATAAGTACTACGGCCGGGAATTCAAGTCTGAAATTCCTCTGCCTACATCGGAGAAAATAGAAAGGCCTGAACCTATTAAGGATCTTAAAAAAGCCACAATAGTATTGGCAACAGACGGAGGATTATATCCTGCTGATAATCCTGATAAGATGCCTACCGCAAGCGCAGACCGTTTCTGTGCATATGATATATCGGGAGTTGATTCCTTAAAGCAGGGGGATTATATTATACGCCACGGCGGATATGACAATACCTACAGTAATGCAGACCCCAACCGTCTGGTACCTGTGGACGCTTTTCGCGCCCTTGAAAAGGAAGGATTTATAGGAAAGCTTCACGATAAATTTTTATCCACTACCGGTTTGGTGGCGCCGGTTGAATTTGCGACAAAGACAGGAAAGCAGATGGTTAAATACGTTAAAGACCACAACATAGACGCTGTTGTTTTAACTTCCACCTGAGGCACCTCCACTCGCTGCGGTGCAGTGATTTGCAAAGAGTTAGAGCGTGCAGGCATACCTGTGGTACAGGTGTGCAATATGACCCCGGTAGCAAATGCTGTGGGAGTAAACCGTATGTGGACTTCCTCCAGTATTAAATATCCTTTAGGATTTCCAGAAATGACACCGGATGTTGAATTGGAGGAGCGTGTAAGAAAAGCAAAAGAAGTGCTGGAATATCTGACAAAGTAA